The Kosakonia sp. SMBL-WEM22 sequence AAACCGGCTGCGGCTCTCGATCCGTTACTGGCCAATCTGAAGAGCAATAAACCCGTGCCGCAAGTGCTGGCAAAAGAGCCGGATTACATGGTCGATCAGCAGAAGAACTTCTACCTGCTGCCAGTGTTAGGCTCTGACGATGTCTTTACCGACAGCGGTTTCCAGGTGCGGGTGCTTAATGTCGCCTCGGTCAGCGAAAAAGCGCCGGAGAAAGCGGCAAAAGCGGCCGACGAGAAGAACATGATGAAGGGCTTTTCAGCGTCGGTAGTGTTTGTTATCGACTCCACCATTTCGATGGGCCCCTATATTGACCGCACTAAAGAGGCGATCGATAAGATCTATCAGCGCATTGAAAAAGAGCATCTCCAGGATCAGGTAAAATTTGGTCTGGTGGCCTTCCGCTCTAATGTCAAAGCCGTGCCGGGTCTGGAGTATGACAGCAAGATGTATGTCGACCCCAACACGGTGAAAGATGGCAAGGATTTCCTCGCTAAAGTGCACGATCTGAAGCAAGCGACCGTCTCCAGCAGCAAAGTGGAAGAGGATGCTTACGGCGGCGTGATGACAGCGCTTGATAAGGTTGACTGGACGCAGTTTGGTGCGCGTTACGTGATCCTGATTACCGACGCCGGCGCGCTGGAAGGCGGGGATAACCTCTCCTCCACGCATCTTGATGCCGCGCAGGTTCGCCAGGAAGCGGCCTATCGTGGTGTGGCGCTCTATACCCTGCATCTTAAGACCCCGAGCGGTAAGAAAAACCATGCTGCCGCCGAGGCGCAGTATCAGGATCTGACCCTCAACCCGTTCCTGCATAAACCGCTCTACTACCCGATCGACTCCGGTGATGTAAACAACTTCGGCACGATGGTCGACAGTCTGGCGAACGCCATCACCGGTCAGATTAAAACCGCCTGGAGCGGCGAAGAGACGGCGGGCAGTGCGCTGGGTGCCAGCGAAGAGTATGCCGGGAAGAAAGCTGACCCGCTGCTGAGTGATGCGGATAAGCTGAGCAAAGCGATGCGTCTTGCCTATCTCGGCGAAAAACAGGGGACTCAGGCACCGCCGGTATTTAAATCCTGGATCAGTGACCGCGATTTGGTGAACCAGAATATCCCCGCCACGGAAGTGCGTGTACTGCTGACCAAAAGCGAATTGAGCGATCTCAGCGATGTGATGAAGAAGATCGTCAATGCCGCCAACGAAGGGCTGATCTCGCCGGATGATATGTTCGCCAGCCTGCGTTCGCTGGCTGCGACGATGGGCAACGATCCGAATCAGGCGAAAAGCAAAAACGCCACGCGTCTGGGTGAAATGGGGCTGCTGGGTGAATACATCGAAGGGCTGCCCTACCTGAGTGAAGTGCTAAGCCTTGATGAAGAGACCTGGAAGAGCTGGGATGGTCTTGAGCAGGAGCGATTTATTCGCCGTCTCAACACCAAACTGAACTACTACCAGCGCTATAACCAGGATGTTGACCGCTGGATCTCGCTGGCTCCGGACAGCGATCCACGTGATAACGTCTACCCCGTGCCGCTGGAAAACCTGCCGTAATGCTACGCATACGCGAAATGGCGATCCGCCGCGGCGGTGAGCAAGGCTACCGTGTCTCTCTGCCTGAGCTGACGCTCTCCCCCGGTGAAGTGGTTGCGCTTACCGGCCCCAGCGGCTGCGGGAAGAGCACCCTGCTGGAGATGATGGGGGCAATCCTGCGCCCGGAACAGCTTTCGGAGTATCGCCTCGGCGAGCAGGATTTGACTCCAGCGCTGCTCGCTGATGATGAAACCGCGCTGTCGGGTATCCGCGCGCGGGATCTCGGCTTTGTGCTGCAACATGGGGGCCTGCTGCCGTGGCTGACGGTGCAGGAGAACATCACCCTTACCCGCCGGCTGGTAGGACAAACCGCGCAATCGCCGTGGCTTGAGACCGCTATTGATCGACTCGGCATTGCGCCGCTGCTGCATCAGTTGCCCTCCCGCCTGTCGATTGGCGAGCGTCAGCGCGTGGCGTTTGTGCGCGCTATTGCTCACCAGCCGCGCCTGCTGCTGGCGGATGAGCCAACCGCTGCGCTCGATCCCGATAACGCCAGCCGCCTGTTTGCGCTGATGATTGAGATGGTGCGGGCAATGGAGATGGCAGCCGTGATCGTCAGCCATGACTGGCAGCGGGTTAGCGAGTGCAATCTACGCTGTTATCGTGCCGTGATGCAGGAGGGGCAAAGTGTCTTCCAGCCTGCCTGAAACGCGCCCCGGAATGGGGCTACTGCTGAATATGGCGCTGCGCGATCTGATTCACGATCGAAAAGTGGCGCTCTGTATTGTCTTCTCGCTGATCGCGGTGATCGCCCCGCTACTGCTCCTGTTTGGCTTAAAGAATGGGATCGTTAGCCAACTGCGCCACGATCTGCTCGACGATCCACGTACGCGGGAAGTGCGTATGACTGGCAATGGCAACTACGATCTTGCCTGGCTGCAGGCGCTGGCTGCACGGCCGGAGGTCGGCTTCTCGATACCGCTTACACGATCGCTAAATACCCAGGCAGATCTGGTACGCGATGGGCAACATTTTGCCGCAGGGGCGGAGGTGATCCCATCCGCGAAAGGCGATCCGCTGCTGCGCGAGAGCGGTGTGCTACCGCATGAGAACACGGTGGTGCTGAGCAACAGCGCCGCCCGTAAGCTCGACGTGAAAGCAGGCGACACGTTCCGGCTATTTGTCAGCCGAAAACGCGACGGGCAGAACCAGCGCACATCGCTCTCCGTCAGCGTCGGTGCCATTCTCGACGAGGCGCGCTTTGCCCGCCCGGCGCTCTTTGTCGACCTGCCTTTGCTGGTAGCGCTGGAAGATTATCGCGACGGTTTCCAGGTACCGCTGCTCGGCGTTACCGACGGTGAAAACGCGCGCGAGCGGCATAACTTTGCGCGTGCGCGGCTCTATGCCGCCACACTGGATGATGTTGCGCCATTGGCACAATGGCTTGAGTCGCAGCATATCGAAGCGATAACCCAGGCGGCACAGATTGAAGCCGTGCGCGCCATTGATCGCGTATTGGGGGTGATATTCGCGGTGATCGCCTGGATATCGGCCTCCGGATGCATTGCGTCGCTTATCGGCGCGTTTATCGCCAATATAGATCGTAAACGCAAAGATATGGCGGTGCTGCGCCTGCTCGGTTTTCGCCGCCAGGCGGTGACGCTGTTCATCATGATTCAGGCGCTCTGCCTGACGGGTGTGGCCTTTATCGCTGGCCTGTTGATTTATGGCGCGGGCAGCGCGCTGTTTAACCACCTTCTGGGCGCTAATCTCCCGGAAAGCGCTTTTGTTTGTCACCTTGATCCTGGCCACTTTGCCGCCGCCTTCCTGAGCGTGCTGGCCGTGGCGCTGGGCGTCGCCGCGATTGGCGCGCTGCGGGCGTTAAAGATCGAACCTGCGGAGAGTTTACGTGAAATTTAATCTGCTACTGACGCTGGCTGCGGCCGGGTTAGGCTTTTCCTGCGCGGCAAACGCAACGTGGGATGAGAAGTTCTGGAACCCAAAACCTCTTGCTGATGATGTGATCCTGCCGCTGCCCTGCGACGGCGCAATGGCATTTCGTAAGGTTGCTATTCCTCTGGATAAGCCGCTGGCCGATTACAGCATTACGCTTGGCGAAGAGGGCAATGAGTGGGGCTATATCGAGCAGTCGCGTCCGGATCATATTGCTGGCAGCTTCCCGCAAGAGAAGAAGGAGAAAGGCCGTTATTACCTGATGGCCAAATATGAGCTGACGGATTTGCAGTATCGTGCGCTCTCCGGCGACTGCGCCAAACCGGATATCAAGGGGCGCTTACCGAAGGTCAATATCGGCTGGATGGAGGCGATGTCGATTGCCGATAAATACAACCTGTGGCTGCGAAAAGAGAAGCCGGACGCACTGCCGCAGGATGATAAGCAGCCGGGCTTTTTACGCCTGCCGACGGAAACCGAATGGGAGTTTGCCGCGCGCGGCGGGCTATCTGTCTCTTCGGCCGAGTTTCGCGATCGCCACTTCCCGATGCCGGAAGGCCTGAATGGCTATGTCTGGTTTGCGGGAGCGCAATCTGCGAATAACAAACTGCAGCTTACTGGCCTGCTTAAACCAAACCCGCTGGGGCTGCACGATATGCTTGGCAACGCCGGCGAAATGATGTTTGAACCGTTTCGCTTAAATAAACTCGATCGCCTGCATGGTAAAGCGGGCGGCTATATCGTGCGCGGCGGCAGCTACTTAACGCCGCAGGCCGATATCCGCAGTTCGCTGCGCGGCGAAGAGCCCTATTACAGCGCGCAAGGCGAGAATAGCAGCAAAGCGAACGGCATGCGCTTAGTGCTGGTCTCTACCACCCTCACCTCACGGGATCGCATTAAAGAGATTGAAAAAGAGTGGCAGGCGCTGGGTACAGAGACTAAAGCGGCGAAGAAACCGGGTGAAGGCGCGGACTCATTACAGAACCTGAATGCCATCTCCGCCAAAGTACAGGATGAAGGGGTGAAAAAGGAGCTGGAGTCGCTGCGCAATGAACTGCGTGCGAATAGCCAGCTGCGAGATGAGCAGCGCGATCAGGCGATCCGTACCTCTTTACAACTGGGCGCGTTTTTGTGCACCAAGATGAAAGATGACGGCGAGTTTTTCGATCGCCTTAACCAGCTTTATAGCAAAACGTGTGCCGCGGGTAGTCAGCTGGACGCCAACTGTTCACGACGTCAAGAGCAGCTCGATCAGCATAAAAAAGCGCTGGAGTTTATCACCAGCTATTACGCCGATACGCTGGTGGATATGGGTACGACCTATAACAAGAGCCTGATCGATCCGCAGATGACCGTCGTGCAGCAGCAGATGGCGGCGCGCGGTAAAACCAATCTAAACGGTTACCTGAATACCTACTGGGGCAACCTTCAGGGCTACTGGAAAGATGGCAAAGTGGCGCGCGATGCGTGGCTGAACGCTTGTAAAAAAAATAATTAAGGACATTCAGGAGAGTGTGGTGATGGTTGCTTTTAAACGCTTACGTACAGCGGTAGTCGCTGGGTTGATTGTGGTGCTGGCGGGTTGTCAGAGCTCGGGCGGTCTGGGCGGCAGTGGCGGTGTCGATCCCCGTTTAGCCAATAATCAGGACGTCGAGTTTTTTAATAAATCGGGTGTGATGGCCTGTGCTGGCGGCGCGCTGCTCGGTGCGCTGGCGTGTGCGGCAAGTAACTCAAGCAATAAAGCGGTGTGCATGATTGCCGCCGCGGTAGCTGGCTGTGGCGTCGGGGTTGGTGCTAACGCCTATCTTGATAACCAGCGTAAAAAATATGCCTCGCAGGAGGAGCAGCTGAATGCCTCCATTCGCGATATCCAGGCGGAAAATACCCGTATTCAGAATGCGACCAACGTGGCGAAATCCGTTATCGCCAGCGACAAGCTGACACTGGCGAAGCTTGAGAAGGATATTGCCGCAAGAAAAGTGAAGAAAGATGCGCTGCAACAGCAGGTTAAAGGCGTTGATGCCAACATTGCTTATCTGCGTAACACGCTGACCGATATGAAGAAACATCAGCAGCAGTGGCAGGATATCTCCTCTGATATGCATAGAACCGGCGGTGATACCAAGAAACTCGACGCTGAAATTGCGCAGATGCGCGATCAAATTGGCTCGTTGCAGGGTGAACTCGACAGCCTCTATACCCAACGTACCGCACTGAAAGTTAGCTGAGGATCACGCTATGCATAAGAAGATTTTAATGATGTTAAGCGCGCTGTTACTGGCAGGCTGCGCGACGAATGCGCGTGATTGTGACCCGACCACTGGCGACGTCAGTATTATTACCAAGTTTAACTGTAACTACTCCGGCACCTGGGATAAGCGCGTTGAGCAGAAGCAGCAGACCCTGCAACATGAGCAGCAGTTGAACAAAGAGTTCAACGCGGTATATGCGGCGATTGAGCAGGAGAAGAAGCAGAGCAATGCCAGCGTCGCCAGCAAGCGTAAATCACAGCAGGCGCTGCAACGTTCGATGAATAACCTGATTGCGCAGCTAAAGCAGAAAAATGCAGGCCGGGCCGATGTGCAAAAACAGATCGCCGCCCTTGAGAAGAAGATGAAGGAGGCGCAAAACCGCCCTTCCGCTTCTGAGATGGAAAAACAGATGGAGCTGCAGAAATTGCAGGGCCAGCTGTCGGAGCTTCAGCAAACTTTAGCCACGCAATAAGTCTCGCCCGCCGGCGCTGCGTCGGCGGGTTCGCACTTTCAGGAACCCATAATGAAACACATCTCTATGATAATGATATTGCTCGCAGCAATGTCCGTGGCAACGCATGCGCAGGCGGAAATCCCCGACCCGGATTTGGTATTCAACTGTGATTTAACAAATGATAAGGGCGTTGTTATTCGCCTTAACAATAATGTTCCGACTTACTACTACGGCTCTATTGAGCAGGTTGAGATGACGCTGCCGCGCATCGAAGGTGATAAAACTCAGGTTCGCGTCGGTGAGATGGCTTTTGCCGGCGGCGGTGCGCTCTACTATCGCTTTATCAACGGCAACTTTAGTTATGTGGTCTATAGCGGTATGGGCAGAGGGTGGGAGTTCACCGGCCTGAAAGTTTACCAAGGCAAAAAACGCATCATGAAGCGGGAGTGTACCAACGGCGGCTTTTTGAATACGAATTATCGCGGTGAAAACCTTGTGAAAGAGAGCGACACCGGCGATGACGATACTTACGGCTATGCCGATTAACAGTGGGCAAAACAGATGATCTCTCGTCGTTATTTGTGGCCGTGTTTACTGCCTTTTGTCATGCTTAAACCTGCGTTGGCCATTGAGATTTGGCACTCTGATACGGTATGGGCTAATCAAGGGATGTGCAGCGCAACTTTTACGCTCGATAGCGGTACGGAACCGGTAGGTGAGCTTGATATCGGTATTGAGCTGGTTAACGCACGCCAGGAAGTTGTAAGCGTGGATCACTTAACCGTTGCCCCCTTTGGCACCTCGGAGGCAACGCGCTATCAGACCACTTATGCTGAAGGGGAGCACTATTGCGATGATACGTTAAGCATCCGCATCACGTCCCTCGCTGAGGTCGACAGCGGCGTGCACAAGCGATTACCTCTTTCCCTTATCACACCGCGCCACTTCAGGCCGTTCACTATTGTGACGGCGCCGCGGGATAAGTAGCGCCAATGGAAAAAGCGCGCCGCTAAGAGATTACGGCGCGCTTTTTTTCTTCTTCGCTAGCGCTTCGTGAGCGCCAGGCGGATCCCCAATGCAATAAACGTGGCGCCGACAACGCGGTCAAGCAGCTTTTGCAGAGCTCTGTTTTGCGCTACCGCACCAGCCGCGCTGCCTGCCAGCAGGGCAAAAGTGATATCGGTGAGGAATGCGACCAGCGCATAAGCGAACCCGAGAATAAGAAATGAGGCAGCATGGTGATCGCCATCCGCAACCACAAACTGCGGAAAGAAGGAGATGAAAAAGAGCAGCACCTTCGGGTTGGTGAGGGTGGTGATAAAACCACGTGAAAGCAGCGTGCGGGTGGTCGCTTTCGCTTTGATCGGCGCACTCTCTTCGCCCGCAACGTGCCGTTTGGTAAAGGTACTAAGGATCATTTTGCTACCGAGATAGATCAGGTAGGCTGCACCCAGATATTTAATCACCGTAAACATCAGCGGTGAGGCAGTGATAAGCGCCGTTAACCCGACGGCACTGGCCACGGCATGCGTACAGCTGCCCAGTGCCACGCCCGCCGCGGAGATCACTCCGGCACGACGCCCGTTAGCCACGCTTTGCCCAATGACATAGGCCATATCCGGCCCCGGCGTCACCGATAACAGAAAAACAGACAGGGCGAAAAGCCCAAAATGCGTAATATCCAGCATCACTCTCTCCCTATGTAAAAGCATACATTAACATCGGGCTGAGGCTAAAATCGATACCTGGAATGAATAGTTATGCCACCAAAAGAATAGTTATGCTTTATATAGCTACCCCTGCAAGGCAGCACTGGAGATAAGAGTGTGAAGACAGTCGAAATATTGCAGTACACCTTGCGTCAGGGAAGCGGCGCGGCGTTTCACGCCATCATGCAGCAGGTCAGCGTTCCCCTTCACCAGCGTCACGGCATTGATGTCGTAAGGTTTGGCAACTCACTACACGACCCTGATAGCTACTGTCTGATTCGCGCTTTTGACAGCCCGGAGAGCATGACTGCGAAGCTAGAGGCTTTTTATATCAGCGATGCGTGGCGCAGTGGTCCACGCGAGGCGATTGTCGACAGTATTGAAATTAGCCTGAAAACGGTCATGGTGTTGTCCGCTGAAAGCGTAGAGGGATTACGTCAGATGTGACTGAGCGATAAAGACCTGGCGGGTTGTAGTCGAGAGCGGGTGAATATCTCAGGCGTAATGCGTGTGCATCTGGATTTGTGATAAATCCGCGAATCAATAACAGGGAGAGAAAAGCTGGAGCGGGCGAAGGGAATCGAACCCTCGTATAGAGCTTGGGAAGCTCTCGTTCTACCATTGAACTACGCCCGCTTTCGACGTGCTCAGGCATTATAGACCTTACATCGCGTCTGACAACCCACCGATGCGCTAACAGGTTAATTTCTCGCCTGTTAGCGCGCAGATTAACACTTCGGTACGCTGCCCTGCGGCGGTAAATAGCGCAACGGATCGATGGCGGTTGCGCGATAGCGCAGCTGGAAGTGCAGGCGCACGGAGTCGGCATCGCTGCTGCCCATGGTGGCAATCTTCTGCCCGGACTTCACGCTCTGGCCGTTATTCACCAGCAGCGTCTCATTGTGCGCATAAGCGGTGATGTAATCTTCGCTGTGCTTAATCATGATCAGGTTGCCATAGCCGCGCAGCTGGCTGCCGACATAGACCACTTTCCCGGCCCCGGCGGCGTAGATCGGCTGCCCGCGTGACCCGGCGATATCAATGCCTTTATTACCGCCATCAGAGTTGGAATAGGTAAGGATCACTTTCCCGCTGGTCGGCCAGCGCCAGCAGCGCTGCCCTACGGGCGGCCAGGAGGCTTGCGGCACCGACGAAGAAGGCCGCGCTTTCGCCAGCTTGCCGGAGGATGAGCCTTTCGACGCCCCTTTAACCTTCAGCCGCTGCCCCACTTCGATGGTGTAGGGCGGCGAAATGCCGTTCATGCTCGCCAGCTCTTTGACGCTGGTGCCGGTCATGCGCGAAATGCGGTACAGGGTATCGCCACGCTTGACCGTGTAGGTCGCGCCAGCGTAACTTCCGGTTGAATTACTCCCCGCACAGCCTGCCAGCAGCAGCGAAAATGCCAGGCATATGACCATGCAAAATGGGTTTCTCATCAGGCGTCCTGCGCGCAAAACCACTCCTCGAATAGATTAACAGGCGACATATCATAGCAGCCATACGTGGGATGCCAACCCTTTCGCAAGGCAATAAAAAAGCCCCGGCGCATGAACGTCGGGGCTTCTGGCGATTAGCGGTTATTTAACCGGACGCATCGCCGGGAAGAGGATCACGTCGCGGATGGTGTGACTATTGGTAAACAGCATCACCATACGGTCGATACCGATGCCCAGACCCGCCGTCGGCGGCAGACCATGCTCCAGCGCGGTGACATAGTCTTCATCATAGAACATCGCTTCGTCATCGCCCGCGTCTTTCGCTGCCACCTGGTCGGCGAAACGCTTCGCCTGATCTTCGGCATCGTTCAGCTCGCTAAAGCCGTTACCGATTTCACGGCCGCCGATAAAGAACTCGAAGCGGTCAGTGATCTCCGGGTTGTCATCGTTGCGGCGCGCCAGCGGAGAGACCTCTGCCGGGTATTCGGTGATGAAGGTCGGCTGAATCAGGTGCGCCTCCGCCACTTCTTCGAAGATTTCGGTCACGATACGACCCAGACCCCAGCTCTTCTCAACCTTGATACCGATGCTTTCAGCAATCGCTTTCGCGCTGTCGAAGTTATCCAGATCGCTCATCTCGGTTTCCGGACGGTACTTCTTGATCGCTTCGCGCATGGTCAGCTTCTCAAACGGCTTGCCGAAGTCGAACACCTGCTCGCCGTAAGGCACTTCGGTGGTGCCGAGGATATCCTGCGCCAGCGTGCGGAACAGGGATTCAGTCAGCTCGATCAGATCCTTGTAATCCGCATACGCCATATAGAGCTCCATCATGGTGAACTCTGGGTTATGACGCACGGAGATGCCTTCGTTACGGAAGTTACGGTTGATCTCGAACACGCGATCGAAGCCGCCGACCACCAGACGCTTGAGATAAAGCTCCGGGGCGATACGCAGGTACATGTCGAGATCGAGCGCGTTGTGATGGGTGATAAACGGACGCGCAGAGGCACCGCCCGGGATCACCTGCATCATCGGCGTTTCCACTTCCATAAAGTCGCGGTTGACCATGAACTGGCGAATGCCGGCCATGATGCGGGAGCGAATTTTGAAGGTGTTGCGCGACTCTTCGTTAGCGATCAGATCGAGGTAGCGCTGACGATAGCGCGCTTCCTGATCCTGCAGGCCGTGGAACTTGTCCGGCAACGGGCGCAGGGCTTTGGTCAGCAGACGCAGCTCGGTGCAGTGAATCGACAGCTCGCCGGTCTTGGTCTTGAACAGCTTGCCGCGCGCGCCGAGGATGTCGCCGAGATCCCACTTCTTGAACTGCTCGTTGTAGATGCCTTCCGCCAGATCGTCGCGGGAAACATAGAGCTGAATACGTCCGCCCACATCCTGCAACGTGACAAACGAAGCTTTGCCCATAATGCGGCGCGTCATCATACGACCCGCAACGGCGACTTCAATGCCGAGCGCTTCCAGCTCTTCATTCTCTTTGCCATCAAATTCGGCATGCAGCTTGTCAGAGGTCTGGTCACGACGGAAGTCGTTCGGGAACGGAACGCCCTGCTCGCGCAACAGCGCCAGCTTCTCACGGCGGGTTTTCAGTTCATTATTAAGATCGACTGCCGCGTCAGCGCCCTGTGCTTGTTGTTCAGACATGTTGGTTCCTCATAGCCCTGCTTTCAAACTTGCTTCAATAAATTGGTCCAGGCTGCCGTCCAGCACCGCCTGCGTGTTGCGGGTTTCAACCCCGGTGCGCAGATCTTTGATGCGGGAGTCATCCAGGACATAAGAGCGGATCTGGCTGCCCCAGCCGATGTCAGACTTGTTGTCTTCCATC is a genomic window containing:
- a CDS encoding vWA domain-containing protein yields the protein MGAHAADQKPLLQEGKQSLYQRVLTYPGCQLAPKAGEAGKEQPAFSRFYVYQRSKQGQDEWLQVGPDSFGHVSGWLKAACTVDWKMQLTLAFTNPAGRHPMLFFRDKSDVESLLNNPKPAAALDPLLANLKSNKPVPQVLAKEPDYMVDQQKNFYLLPVLGSDDVFTDSGFQVRVLNVASVSEKAPEKAAKAADEKNMMKGFSASVVFVIDSTISMGPYIDRTKEAIDKIYQRIEKEHLQDQVKFGLVAFRSNVKAVPGLEYDSKMYVDPNTVKDGKDFLAKVHDLKQATVSSSKVEEDAYGGVMTALDKVDWTQFGARYVILITDAGALEGGDNLSSTHLDAAQVRQEAAYRGVALYTLHLKTPSGKKNHAAAEAQYQDLTLNPFLHKPLYYPIDSGDVNNFGTMVDSLANAITGQIKTAWSGEETAGSALGASEEYAGKKADPLLSDADKLSKAMRLAYLGEKQGTQAPPVFKSWISDRDLVNQNIPATEVRVLLTKSELSDLSDVMKKIVNAANEGLISPDDMFASLRSLAATMGNDPNQAKSKNATRLGEMGLLGEYIEGLPYLSEVLSLDEETWKSWDGLEQERFIRRLNTKLNYYQRYNQDVDRWISLAPDSDPRDNVYPVPLENLP
- a CDS encoding ATP-binding cassette domain-containing protein, whose protein sequence is MLRIREMAIRRGGEQGYRVSLPELTLSPGEVVALTGPSGCGKSTLLEMMGAILRPEQLSEYRLGEQDLTPALLADDETALSGIRARDLGFVLQHGGLLPWLTVQENITLTRRLVGQTAQSPWLETAIDRLGIAPLLHQLPSRLSIGERQRVAFVRAIAHQPRLLLADEPTAALDPDNASRLFALMIEMVRAMEMAAVIVSHDWQRVSECNLRCYRAVMQEGQSVFQPA
- a CDS encoding FtsX-like permease family protein; amino-acid sequence: MSSSLPETRPGMGLLLNMALRDLIHDRKVALCIVFSLIAVIAPLLLLFGLKNGIVSQLRHDLLDDPRTREVRMTGNGNYDLAWLQALAARPEVGFSIPLTRSLNTQADLVRDGQHFAAGAEVIPSAKGDPLLRESGVLPHENTVVLSNSAARKLDVKAGDTFRLFVSRKRDGQNQRTSLSVSVGAILDEARFARPALFVDLPLLVALEDYRDGFQVPLLGVTDGENARERHNFARARLYAATLDDVAPLAQWLESQHIEAITQAAQIEAVRAIDRVLGVIFAVIAWISASGCIASLIGAFIANIDRKRKDMAVLRLLGFRRQAVTLFIMIQALCLTGVAFIAGLLIYGAGSALFNHLLGANLPESAFVCHLDPGHFAAAFLSVLAVALGVAAIGALRALKIEPAESLREI
- a CDS encoding SUMF1/EgtB/PvdO family nonheme iron enzyme → MKFNLLLTLAAAGLGFSCAANATWDEKFWNPKPLADDVILPLPCDGAMAFRKVAIPLDKPLADYSITLGEEGNEWGYIEQSRPDHIAGSFPQEKKEKGRYYLMAKYELTDLQYRALSGDCAKPDIKGRLPKVNIGWMEAMSIADKYNLWLRKEKPDALPQDDKQPGFLRLPTETEWEFAARGGLSVSSAEFRDRHFPMPEGLNGYVWFAGAQSANNKLQLTGLLKPNPLGLHDMLGNAGEMMFEPFRLNKLDRLHGKAGGYIVRGGSYLTPQADIRSSLRGEEPYYSAQGENSSKANGMRLVLVSTTLTSRDRIKEIEKEWQALGTETKAAKKPGEGADSLQNLNAISAKVQDEGVKKELESLRNELRANSQLRDEQRDQAIRTSLQLGAFLCTKMKDDGEFFDRLNQLYSKTCAAGSQLDANCSRRQEQLDQHKKALEFITSYYADTLVDMGTTYNKSLIDPQMTVVQQQMAARGKTNLNGYLNTYWGNLQGYWKDGKVARDAWLNACKKNN
- a CDS encoding IrmA family protein yields the protein MCSATFTLDSGTEPVGELDIGIELVNARQEVVSVDHLTVAPFGTSEATRYQTTYAEGEHYCDDTLSIRITSLAEVDSGVHKRLPLSLITPRHFRPFTIVTAPRDK
- a CDS encoding LysE family translocator — its product is MLDITHFGLFALSVFLLSVTPGPDMAYVIGQSVANGRRAGVISAAGVALGSCTHAVASAVGLTALITASPLMFTVIKYLGAAYLIYLGSKMILSTFTKRHVAGEESAPIKAKATTRTLLSRGFITTLTNPKVLLFFISFFPQFVVADGDHHAASFLILGFAYALVAFLTDITFALLAGSAAGAVAQNRALQKLLDRVVGATFIALGIRLALTKR
- a CDS encoding NIPSNAP family protein, coding for MKTVEILQYTLRQGSGAAFHAIMQQVSVPLHQRHGIDVVRFGNSLHDPDSYCLIRAFDSPESMTAKLEAFYISDAWRSGPREAIVDSIEISLKTVMVLSAESVEGLRQM
- the actS gene encoding amidase activator ActS; protein product: MVLRAGRLMRNPFCMVICLAFSLLLAGCAGSNSTGSYAGATYTVKRGDTLYRISRMTGTSVKELASMNGISPPYTIEVGQRLKVKGASKGSSSGKLAKARPSSSVPQASWPPVGQRCWRWPTSGKVILTYSNSDGGNKGIDIAGSRGQPIYAAGAGKVVYVGSQLRGYGNLIMIKHSEDYITAYAHNETLLVNNGQSVKSGQKIATMGSSDADSVRLHFQLRYRATAIDPLRYLPPQGSVPKC
- the lysS gene encoding lysine--tRNA ligase; this translates as MSEQQAQGADAAVDLNNELKTRREKLALLREQGVPFPNDFRRDQTSDKLHAEFDGKENEELEALGIEVAVAGRMMTRRIMGKASFVTLQDVGGRIQLYVSRDDLAEGIYNEQFKKWDLGDILGARGKLFKTKTGELSIHCTELRLLTKALRPLPDKFHGLQDQEARYRQRYLDLIANEESRNTFKIRSRIMAGIRQFMVNRDFMEVETPMMQVIPGGASARPFITHHNALDLDMYLRIAPELYLKRLVVGGFDRVFEINRNFRNEGISVRHNPEFTMMELYMAYADYKDLIELTESLFRTLAQDILGTTEVPYGEQVFDFGKPFEKLTMREAIKKYRPETEMSDLDNFDSAKAIAESIGIKVEKSWGLGRIVTEIFEEVAEAHLIQPTFITEYPAEVSPLARRNDDNPEITDRFEFFIGGREIGNGFSELNDAEDQAKRFADQVAAKDAGDDEAMFYDEDYVTALEHGLPPTAGLGIGIDRMVMLFTNSHTIRDVILFPAMRPVK